A window of Planctomycetota bacterium contains these coding sequences:
- a CDS encoding nucleotidyltransferase domain-containing protein: MRQANARTSVPRSARSMLLACKRIIQEHVPDATVVLFGSRARGDVAPDSDYDLLVVTPAPLTSAEEDRISDAVYDLQLERGVVISLIFFARDYWDRHPLMPLHQEIDQEGIVL; this comes from the coding sequence ATGCGGCAGGCCAATGCCAGGACGAGCGTGCCCCGGAGCGCCCGGTCCATGCTCCTCGCCTGCAAGCGCATCATTCAGGAGCATGTGCCCGACGCCACCGTTGTCCTCTTCGGCAGCCGCGCCCGCGGCGACGTTGCGCCCGACTCGGACTATGACCTTCTAGTGGTCACCCCCGCGCCACTGACCTCTGCCGAAGAGGACCGGATCAGCGACGCTGTGTACGATCTGCAGCTTGAGCGGGGCGTTGTCATCTCCCTCATCTTCTTCGCCCGCGACTACTGGGACCGCCATCCTCTCATGCCCCTCCACCAGGAGATTGACCAAGAGGGGATCGTGCTGTGA
- a CDS encoding uroporphyrinogen decarboxylase family protein translates to MPRRLRIEDYPWDTVDATKAFIRQLFAGPPPGRPAAILHCSDGSAPEPSPEGLTALQQQVWHATQAIRARPVGGDDYVPALATGAGTCALATAFGCQEIEASGVRWVKPVITSPDQIDSLRKPKMTAGRLGEVLEQTRAYADCADERLAIQIMDFQSPFTTVEQLVGGEAFFLMPHDHPARLHALMDLVTDFAIEFFRAQIEAAGPACSRGSWPPIWFPAEAGIQMSDDNLVNVSPETYEEFVVPYNNRIARAFGGLFLHSCTIREAHLPVLKKLERLTGLNCDISSSVPIATLSREFGDRAVIAPHAYINTGGRYRGYREFMEDILAPWHPGQRLFIYPCTVLYLPDEAREIAFDEPAARAVLDRLPAWRQAHGRGRNDGDR, encoded by the coding sequence ATGCCCCGTCGCCTGCGAATCGAGGACTACCCCTGGGACACGGTGGACGCGACCAAGGCGTTCATCCGCCAGCTCTTCGCTGGTCCGCCGCCCGGCCGTCCCGCGGCCATTCTCCACTGTTCCGACGGCTCTGCGCCGGAGCCGTCGCCCGAGGGCCTCACGGCCCTCCAGCAGCAAGTCTGGCACGCGACGCAGGCCATCCGGGCGCGACCCGTCGGCGGCGACGATTACGTACCCGCACTCGCCACCGGCGCCGGCACCTGTGCCCTGGCCACGGCCTTCGGCTGCCAGGAGATCGAGGCGTCCGGCGTCCGCTGGGTCAAGCCCGTCATCACCAGCCCCGACCAGATCGACTCCCTGCGGAAACCGAAGATGACCGCCGGCAGGCTGGGCGAGGTGCTGGAACAGACGCGGGCCTATGCGGACTGCGCCGACGAGCGGCTCGCCATCCAGATCATGGACTTTCAGAGTCCCTTCACCACCGTGGAGCAACTGGTCGGCGGCGAGGCATTCTTTCTCATGCCCCACGACCATCCCGCGCGGCTGCACGCCCTGATGGACCTCGTGACCGACTTCGCCATCGAGTTCTTCCGCGCCCAGATTGAGGCGGCCGGCCCGGCGTGCAGCCGCGGCTCGTGGCCGCCCATCTGGTTCCCCGCCGAGGCCGGCATCCAGATGTCCGACGACAACCTCGTCAACGTCTCGCCCGAGACCTATGAGGAGTTCGTCGTGCCCTACAACAACCGCATCGCGCGGGCCTTTGGCGGGCTGTTCCTCCACTCCTGCACCATCCGCGAGGCCCACCTGCCCGTGCTGAAGAAGCTCGAACGGCTCACCGGCCTCAACTGCGACATCTCGTCAAGTGTCCCCATCGCCACGCTGTCGCGCGAATTCGGCGACCGGGCCGTCATTGCGCCCCACGCCTACATCAACACCGGCGGGCGCTACCGCGGCTACCGTGAGTTCATGGAAGACATTCTTGCCCCCTGGCATCCGGGCCAGCGCCTCTTCATCTACCCCTGCACCGTCCTGTACCTGCCCGACGAGGCGCGCGAGATCGCCTTCGACGAGCCCGCGGCCCGCGCCGTCCTCGACCGCCTCCCCGCCTGGCGCCAGGCGCACGGCAGGGGCAGAAACGACGGCGACAGATAG
- a CDS encoding type II secretion system protein — translation MQSPWGRWHGSCSGENHCNAGPKPASRHLAASANLVRAERRRAKNAINRRNRRRAFTLTELLSTFVIVSVLLAIGLCLGRGARHSARTVVAQGNLRQVAVGLELYFRKFFNYPAESDDLVTPLSPFVGDPRVFRNPLDDEPVPGRTLSLLYHQPTPAQIDSPHFYVTALLSTDRSTAVILKTGGIVERHDGLHLPPDDLRQAALTLDLQWGRYRSPGASLAGPAGPTGPDEPEGEPLSGAVNLNPKNNNDFEFELRRPDGSTLTRDHLHASGGSLDFSGPAAWIRFTPKGNGNQNSLTLDGKPYEVSNARTYVITGGAIQTHVYNSSKSGGKATGKWWLAVNAAHATITASK, via the coding sequence TTGCAAAGCCCGTGGGGGCGATGGCATGGGAGTTGCTCCGGCGAGAACCATTGCAACGCCGGGCCGAAGCCGGCCAGCCGACACCTGGCGGCCTCAGCCAACCTTGTAAGAGCCGAAAGGAGGCGGGCCAAGAATGCAATCAACAGGAGAAACCGTCGAAGGGCCTTCACCCTCACCGAACTGCTGAGCACCTTCGTCATCGTGTCGGTGCTGCTGGCGATCGGCCTGTGCCTGGGCCGTGGGGCGCGTCACTCGGCACGCACCGTGGTGGCGCAGGGCAATCTGCGGCAGGTGGCGGTGGGCCTCGAGCTCTACTTCCGCAAGTTCTTCAACTATCCCGCCGAGAGCGATGACCTCGTCACCCCTCTCTCGCCCTTCGTGGGCGACCCGCGCGTGTTCCGCAACCCCCTGGATGACGAGCCCGTTCCAGGGCGTACCCTGAGCCTGCTGTATCACCAGCCCACCCCCGCCCAGATTGACAGCCCCCACTTCTACGTCACGGCCCTGCTCTCCACCGACCGCTCGACGGCCGTGATCCTCAAGACGGGCGGCATCGTCGAGAGGCACGACGGGCTGCACCTGCCGCCAGACGACCTGCGGCAGGCCGCCCTGACGCTGGACCTCCAGTGGGGGCGCTACCGCTCGCCCGGCGCCAGCCTCGCCGGCCCTGCCGGCCCCACCGGCCCTGACGAGCCCGAGGGCGAGCCGCTCAGCGGCGCCGTCAACCTCAACCCGAAGAATAACAACGACTTCGAGTTCGAGCTCCGGCGGCCCGACGGCTCGACGCTCACCCGCGACCACCTGCACGCCTCGGGCGGCTCGCTCGATTTCAGCGGCCCCGCCGCCTGGATCCGCTTCACCCCCAAGGGCAACGGCAACCAGAACAGCCTCACCCTGGACGGCAAGCCCTACGAGGTGAGCAACGCCAGGACCTACGTGATCACCGGCGGCGCCATCCAGACGCACGTCTACAACTCCTCCAAGAGCGGGGGAAAGGCGACGGGCAAGTGGTGGCTGGCCGTCAACGCCGCCCACGCCACGATCACCGCCAGCAAGTAA
- a CDS encoding SMP-30/gluconolactonase/LRE family protein, whose protein sequence is MKLDFAQIVRDIPGAEGPCLDAAGRLFMVCPSRGQILHVLDDGSAREHANTGGVPAGLFPDRDGGLWVADMKLGILRCAPDGRLEHIVAEFEGAPIRGCNDLCLDRRGTLHFTAPGGSGPDKPVGEVFRRTSGGAVARIGQGYAFPNGIAVRADASELIVAETFTKALWAFELAADGAVGPRRRFATLPGKHFGGPDGMDFDAEGNLLATNWGAGTLDVFARNGVLVERIECPFDKPSNVHFGGADGCDLYVTEHTTNGLWRTRWRHPGQPAIGPR, encoded by the coding sequence TTGAAGCTCGATTTCGCCCAGATAGTGCGCGACATCCCCGGCGCCGAAGGCCCGTGCCTCGACGCCGCGGGGCGTCTCTTCATGGTCTGCCCCAGCCGCGGGCAGATTCTCCACGTGCTCGACGACGGCTCGGCCCGCGAGCACGCCAACACGGGCGGCGTCCCGGCCGGGCTCTTCCCCGATCGCGACGGGGGCCTGTGGGTGGCCGACATGAAGCTCGGCATCCTGCGTTGCGCGCCCGACGGACGGCTGGAACACATCGTGGCCGAGTTCGAGGGCGCGCCCATCCGCGGCTGCAACGACCTGTGCCTCGACCGCCGCGGCACCCTCCACTTCACCGCTCCGGGCGGCTCGGGCCCCGACAAGCCCGTGGGCGAGGTCTTCCGCCGCACCTCCGGCGGCGCCGTCGCCCGCATCGGCCAGGGCTATGCGTTCCCCAACGGCATCGCGGTCCGCGCCGACGCCTCCGAGCTGATCGTCGCCGAAACCTTCACCAAGGCCCTCTGGGCGTTCGAGCTGGCTGCCGACGGCGCGGTGGGCCCCCGGCGCCGTTTCGCCACGCTGCCCGGCAAGCACTTCGGCGGGCCGGACGGCATGGACTTCGATGCCGAGGGCAATCTGCTGGCGACGAACTGGGGGGCGGGCACCCTTGACGTCTTCGCCCGCAATGGCGTGCTCGTCGAGCGGATCGAATGCCCCTTCGACAAGCCGTCGAACGTCCACTTCGGCGGCGCCGACGGCTGCGACCTCTACGTCACCGAGCATACCACCAACGGCCTCTGGCGCACCCGCTGGCGTCACCCCGGCCAGCCGGCCATCGGGCCACGGTAG